From the genome of Streptomyces sp. V1I1, one region includes:
- a CDS encoding MFS transporter yields the protein MSGTITAGARLRAAGGGANRWVVLVVLCISLLLVALDATVLHVAVPAVTEDLRPSGVELLWIVDAYPLICAALLILFGTLGDRVGRRRVLLIGYGIFGVASLAAAFAPTPEVLIGARALLGVGGAMIMPATLSILRAVFPDRRERATAIGIWTAVAAVGAATGPVLGGFLVEHFWWGSVFLINIPLMALILPVGRWLLPESRGGADGPWDVLGALMAAAGVLGAVLGIKRLGAGDTVLDIRTAGPLLLGGVLLALFVRRQKRREHPLIDMRMFARAAFSTSVGCIILAMLALVGLELIAVQYLQLVLGLSPLETGLRLLPLTFAAMAAGATGSHTLHRIGPRRMVGWGFVLTAAAVLLLTLMGQHDRPWLLTTGFVLLGFGLQTTLFAAYESMLSEAPPDQAGGAAAIGETSYQLGAGMGIALLGSVMNAAYAPALASLTGVPGSAGSAASHSLGEAYQVADRLGGPAGAMVRSTARHSFVNGLHITLLVSAGLLLLGALAALRLPKVMDCATVTAEKCPKPRRPEVSLPASRKAAEAAGSGRAAH from the coding sequence ATGTCCGGGACGATCACGGCCGGAGCACGGCTGCGTGCCGCCGGCGGCGGTGCGAACCGCTGGGTCGTTCTCGTCGTCCTCTGTATCAGCCTGCTGCTCGTCGCGCTGGACGCGACCGTGCTGCACGTCGCCGTCCCCGCCGTCACGGAGGACCTCCGCCCCAGCGGGGTCGAGCTGCTGTGGATCGTGGACGCGTACCCCCTCATCTGTGCCGCGCTGCTGATCCTCTTCGGCACGCTCGGCGACCGGGTCGGCCGCCGCCGTGTGCTGCTGATCGGTTACGGCATCTTCGGCGTCGCCTCCCTGGCCGCCGCGTTCGCCCCCACCCCGGAGGTGCTGATCGGGGCGCGCGCCCTGCTCGGCGTCGGCGGCGCGATGATCATGCCCGCGACGCTCTCGATTCTCCGCGCGGTCTTCCCCGACCGGCGGGAGCGGGCGACGGCGATCGGCATATGGACCGCGGTCGCCGCGGTCGGCGCCGCCACCGGACCGGTCCTCGGCGGCTTTCTCGTCGAACACTTCTGGTGGGGCTCGGTCTTCCTGATCAACATCCCGCTGATGGCGCTGATCCTGCCCGTCGGCCGCTGGCTGCTGCCCGAGTCCAGGGGCGGCGCCGACGGGCCCTGGGACGTACTCGGCGCACTGATGGCCGCGGCCGGTGTGCTCGGCGCGGTCCTCGGCATCAAGCGGCTGGGCGCCGGCGACACTGTTCTCGACATCAGGACGGCGGGGCCGCTGCTGCTGGGCGGTGTGCTGCTCGCCCTGTTCGTACGGCGGCAGAAGCGCCGCGAGCATCCGCTGATCGATATGCGGATGTTCGCCAGGGCCGCCTTCTCCACCTCGGTCGGCTGCATCATTCTCGCCATGCTGGCGCTGGTCGGCCTGGAGCTGATCGCCGTCCAGTACCTCCAGCTCGTCCTCGGGCTGAGCCCGCTGGAGACCGGCCTGCGGCTGCTGCCGCTGACCTTCGCGGCGATGGCCGCCGGCGCCACCGGCTCGCACACCCTGCACCGCATCGGCCCGCGCCGGATGGTCGGCTGGGGCTTCGTGCTCACCGCCGCGGCCGTGCTCCTGCTGACCCTGATGGGACAGCACGACCGGCCCTGGCTGCTCACCACGGGCTTCGTGCTGCTCGGCTTCGGACTGCAGACCACGCTGTTCGCCGCGTACGAGTCGATGCTCAGCGAGGCACCGCCGGACCAGGCGGGCGGAGCTGCCGCGATCGGCGAGACTTCCTACCAACTGGGTGCGGGGATGGGCATCGCGCTGCTCGGCAGCGTCATGAACGCGGCGTACGCGCCCGCGCTCGCCTCGCTCACCGGCGTCCCGGGCTCGGCGGGCTCGGCCGCCTCCCATTCGCTGGGCGAGGCCTATCAGGTGGCGGACCGGCTCGGCGGCCCGGCGGGCGCGATGGTGCGCAGCACGGCGCGCCACTCCTTCGTCAACGGCCTCCATATAACGCTCCTGGTCAGCGCGGGCCTGCTGCTGCTCGGCGCGCTCGCCGCGCTGCGGCTGCCCAAGGTCATGGACTGCGCGACTGTCACCGCCGAGAAGTGCCCGAAGCCGAGGCGCCCGGAAGTCTCGCTCCCGGCGAGCCGCAAAGCTGCCGAGGCGGCCGGGTCTGGACGCGCGGCACACTGA
- a CDS encoding I78 family peptidase inhibitor: MAPIPTPPAQPDDAPDAYVGLAADSAERLARERGWSTVRSLPPGAIITMEYLAGRLNFEVEGGTVIRCWPG, from the coding sequence ATGGCACCCATACCGACCCCTCCCGCACAGCCCGACGACGCCCCCGACGCGTATGTCGGCCTCGCCGCAGACAGCGCCGAGCGGCTGGCTCGTGAGCGTGGCTGGAGCACCGTCAGATCGCTGCCGCCGGGCGCCATCATCACGATGGAGTACCTGGCAGGCCGGCTCAACTTCGAGGTGGAGGGCGGCACCGTCATCCGCTGCTGGCCGGGCTGA
- a CDS encoding phosphatase PAP2 family protein — MRTDIFARLDREPEPPKIEIPRMSRTRLALFGGTSAFYLAIVVAVLASTWLVIIDWKVMLFRPYQQWPDLHAFLDYFVVLGQRGPTAVMVAAWLGWRSWRQHTLRPLLVLGASLLLLNATVGAVKIGLGRLGPHYATQIGSAELFAGGDIFPSGHTANAVVTWGILAYLATTPLARRYLSALSAVVSLGVGLTTVYLGTHWLSDVLLGWAAGLLILLALPWCEPLIGRAEAWILSLREQLRARRRLAPSLPVAAGGPRPGIFPQREPSQEQDPPREPVAAVGGRPASNGRTTAQLTQPRSHTVRSERTPMTPSGSRRPPTSRPVTGG; from the coding sequence GTGCGTACCGACATCTTTGCCCGCCTGGACCGGGAGCCGGAACCGCCGAAGATAGAGATCCCGCGGATGAGCCGCACCCGTCTCGCCCTCTTCGGCGGGACGTCGGCCTTCTATCTCGCCATCGTCGTGGCCGTGTTGGCCTCGACATGGCTGGTGATCATCGACTGGAAGGTCATGCTCTTCCGGCCCTACCAGCAGTGGCCGGACCTGCACGCCTTCCTCGACTACTTCGTGGTTCTCGGCCAGCGCGGACCCACAGCCGTGATGGTCGCGGCCTGGCTGGGCTGGCGCTCCTGGCGTCAGCACACCCTGCGACCCCTGCTGGTGCTCGGCGCCTCGCTGCTGCTGCTCAACGCGACGGTGGGCGCCGTCAAGATCGGACTGGGCCGTCTCGGCCCCCACTACGCGACGCAGATCGGCTCCGCCGAGCTCTTCGCCGGCGGCGATATATTTCCCTCCGGGCACACCGCGAACGCGGTCGTGACCTGGGGAATCCTGGCGTATCTGGCCACCACTCCGCTGGCCAGACGCTATCTGTCGGCCCTGTCGGCGGTGGTCTCCCTCGGCGTCGGCCTGACCACCGTGTACCTCGGTACGCACTGGTTGAGCGATGTGCTACTCGGCTGGGCGGCCGGGCTGCTGATCCTGCTCGCACTGCCCTGGTGCGAGCCGCTGATCGGCCGCGCGGAGGCCTGGATCCTCTCGCTGCGCGAGCAGTTGCGTGCGCGCCGCCGGCTCGCTCCCTCGCTGCCGGTCGCGGCAGGTGGCCCAAGGCCCGGGATATTCCCGCAGCGTGAGCCTTCACAGGAGCAGGATCCGCCCCGCGAGCCGGTGGCCGCCGTCGGTGGCCGGCCGGCTTCGAACGGCAGGACCACGGCGCAGCTCACCCAGCCGAGGTCGCACACGGTGCGCTCCGAGCGGACGCCCATGACCCCGTCCGGCAGCCGCCGTCCGCCGACCTCGCGGCCGGTGACGGGCGGCTGA